In Phyllopteryx taeniolatus isolate TA_2022b chromosome 1, UOR_Ptae_1.2, whole genome shotgun sequence, the following proteins share a genomic window:
- the LOC133488415 gene encoding serine/threonine-protein phosphatase 4 regulatory subunit 2-like isoform X2: MDTDALLEAFQDFEKKVKRDTSPVLEQFLCHVAKTGEATIPWSQFKSYFMFKLENVIDDFHSSTPEQRGAHNPNVEHVPFEEMKQRIFKIVDSYNGIPFTIQRLCELLTDPKRNYTGTDKFLRGIEKNVMVVSCVYPTSDSNRMNGVMFPRTSSVNSDSRNVNGPGLPKQLNRPKLSLSPSLSTNGLPECAVSKVPESTAEEERCFSTDPSLSGSEITQSRKNKHTDEENSAAEKHNSKRLKVNKKQEEDDTASENKEFSCKGTQSLAAKRESLEDSCYHEYKNETSCHTQSILDDPGPCSPQTEPCEKGTAEKEKAHCNITVHQSELPLKENTLSEHNTGDSSSDGDCLPSINLARSSSGNSPKLSTGGDAENSNRTKTEIKAGESD, encoded by the exons ATGGACACAGACGCGTTATTGGAAGCGTTTCAAG ATTTTGAGAAGAAAGTGAAAAGGGATACAAGTCCCGTATTGGAGCAATTCCTGTGTCATGTTGCCAAGACGGGAGAAGCAAC GATCCCGTGGTCACAATTCAAATCGTACTTCATGTTTAAGTTGGAGAATGTCATAGATGATTTTCACTCATCGACCCCTGAGCAGAGAGGAGCGCACAATCCCAATGTAGAACACGTTCCCTTCGAGGAGATGAAGCAGAGGATATTCAAAATAGTTGACAGTTACAATGG AATCCCATTCACCATTCAGCGTCTGTGTGAGCTGCTCACTGACCCTAAACGTAACTATACAGGAACAGATAAGTTTCTCAGGGGTATAGAAAAG AATGTAATGGTGGTCAGCTGTGTGTACCCCACATCAGA TTCAAACAGAATGAACGGAGTGATGTTTCCTCGCACCTCTTCTGTAAACTCAGACAG TCGAAATGTCAACGGACCAGGCTTGCCAAAACAGCTCAACAGGCCAAAGCTCTCATTGTCGCCATCGCTCTCCACCAATGGCCTCCCTGAGTGTGCAGTCAGCAAGGTGCCAGAGTCCACTGCAGAGGAGGAGCGCTGCTTCAG CACCGACCCTTCACTCTCGGGAAGTGAAATCACTCAGAGCCGGAAGAATAAACACACTGATGAGGAGAATTCTGCTGCTGAGAAGCACAATAGCAAGAGGCTAAAGGTCAATAAAAAGCAGGAGGAGGACGACACAGCAAGTGAAAACAAGGAATTCTCTTGTAAAGGCACACAGAGCTTAGCAGCGAAGCGTGAATCTCTGGAAGACTCTTGCTATCACGagtacaaaaatgaaacatctTGTCACACACAATCCATTCTCGATGATCCAG GGCCCTGTAGCCCACAGACAGAACCATGTGAAAAGGGGACAGCTGAGAAGGAGAAGGCCCACTGCAACATCACCGTTCATCAATCAGAGCTACCACTGAAAGAGAATACACTCTCTGAGCACAACACTGGGGACAGCAGCAGTGATGGAGACTGCCTGCCAAGCATCAACCTGGCGCGCTCCTCTTCtgggaattcacccaaattgTCAACAGGGGGCGATGCAGAAAATTCAAACCGCACAAAGACTGAAATCAAGGCTGGGGAAAGTGACTAA
- the LOC133488415 gene encoding serine/threonine-protein phosphatase 4 regulatory subunit 2-like isoform X3 yields MFKLENVIDDFHSSTPEQRGAHNPNVEHVPFEEMKQRIFKIVDSYNGIPFTIQRLCELLTDPKRNYTGTDKFLRGIEKNVMVVSCVYPTSDSNRMNGVMFPRTSSVNSDSRNVNGPGLPKQLNRPKLSLSPSLSTNGLPECAVSKVPESTAEEERCFSTDPSLSGSEITQSRKNKHTDEENSAAEKHNSKRLKVNKKQEEDDTASENKEFSCKGTQSLAAKRESLEDSCYHEYKNETSCHTQSILDDPGPCSPQTEPCEKGTAEKEKAHCNITVHQSELPLKENTLSEHNTGDSSSDGDCLPSINLARSSSGNSPKLSTGGDAENSNRTKTEIKAGESD; encoded by the exons ATGTTTAAGTTGGAGAATGTCATAGATGATTTTCACTCATCGACCCCTGAGCAGAGAGGAGCGCACAATCCCAATGTAGAACACGTTCCCTTCGAGGAGATGAAGCAGAGGATATTCAAAATAGTTGACAGTTACAATGG AATCCCATTCACCATTCAGCGTCTGTGTGAGCTGCTCACTGACCCTAAACGTAACTATACAGGAACAGATAAGTTTCTCAGGGGTATAGAAAAG AATGTAATGGTGGTCAGCTGTGTGTACCCCACATCAGA TTCAAACAGAATGAACGGAGTGATGTTTCCTCGCACCTCTTCTGTAAACTCAGACAG TCGAAATGTCAACGGACCAGGCTTGCCAAAACAGCTCAACAGGCCAAAGCTCTCATTGTCGCCATCGCTCTCCACCAATGGCCTCCCTGAGTGTGCAGTCAGCAAGGTGCCAGAGTCCACTGCAGAGGAGGAGCGCTGCTTCAG CACCGACCCTTCACTCTCGGGAAGTGAAATCACTCAGAGCCGGAAGAATAAACACACTGATGAGGAGAATTCTGCTGCTGAGAAGCACAATAGCAAGAGGCTAAAGGTCAATAAAAAGCAGGAGGAGGACGACACAGCAAGTGAAAACAAGGAATTCTCTTGTAAAGGCACACAGAGCTTAGCAGCGAAGCGTGAATCTCTGGAAGACTCTTGCTATCACGagtacaaaaatgaaacatctTGTCACACACAATCCATTCTCGATGATCCAG GGCCCTGTAGCCCACAGACAGAACCATGTGAAAAGGGGACAGCTGAGAAGGAGAAGGCCCACTGCAACATCACCGTTCATCAATCAGAGCTACCACTGAAAGAGAATACACTCTCTGAGCACAACACTGGGGACAGCAGCAGTGATGGAGACTGCCTGCCAAGCATCAACCTGGCGCGCTCCTCTTCtgggaattcacccaaattgTCAACAGGGGGCGATGCAGAAAATTCAAACCGCACAAAGACTGAAATCAAGGCTGGGGAAAGTGACTAA
- the LOC133488415 gene encoding serine/threonine-protein phosphatase 4 regulatory subunit 2-B-like isoform X1 encodes MDTDALLEAFQDFEKKVKRDTSPVLEQFLCHVAKTGEATLDVTKYLISPRIPWSQFKSYFMFKLENVIDDFHSSTPEQRGAHNPNVEHVPFEEMKQRIFKIVDSYNGIPFTIQRLCELLTDPKRNYTGTDKFLRGIEKNVMVVSCVYPTSDSNRMNGVMFPRTSSVNSDSRNVNGPGLPKQLNRPKLSLSPSLSTNGLPECAVSKVPESTAEEERCFSTDPSLSGSEITQSRKNKHTDEENSAAEKHNSKRLKVNKKQEEDDTASENKEFSCKGTQSLAAKRESLEDSCYHEYKNETSCHTQSILDDPGPCSPQTEPCEKGTAEKEKAHCNITVHQSELPLKENTLSEHNTGDSSSDGDCLPSINLARSSSGNSPKLSTGGDAENSNRTKTEIKAGESD; translated from the exons ATGGACACAGACGCGTTATTGGAAGCGTTTCAAG ATTTTGAGAAGAAAGTGAAAAGGGATACAAGTCCCGTATTGGAGCAATTCCTGTGTCATGTTGCCAAGACGGGAGAAGCAAC ACTTGATGTGACCAAATATCTGATCTCTCCTAGGATCCCGTGGTCACAATTCAAATCGTACTTCATGTTTAAGTTGGAGAATGTCATAGATGATTTTCACTCATCGACCCCTGAGCAGAGAGGAGCGCACAATCCCAATGTAGAACACGTTCCCTTCGAGGAGATGAAGCAGAGGATATTCAAAATAGTTGACAGTTACAATGG AATCCCATTCACCATTCAGCGTCTGTGTGAGCTGCTCACTGACCCTAAACGTAACTATACAGGAACAGATAAGTTTCTCAGGGGTATAGAAAAG AATGTAATGGTGGTCAGCTGTGTGTACCCCACATCAGA TTCAAACAGAATGAACGGAGTGATGTTTCCTCGCACCTCTTCTGTAAACTCAGACAG TCGAAATGTCAACGGACCAGGCTTGCCAAAACAGCTCAACAGGCCAAAGCTCTCATTGTCGCCATCGCTCTCCACCAATGGCCTCCCTGAGTGTGCAGTCAGCAAGGTGCCAGAGTCCACTGCAGAGGAGGAGCGCTGCTTCAG CACCGACCCTTCACTCTCGGGAAGTGAAATCACTCAGAGCCGGAAGAATAAACACACTGATGAGGAGAATTCTGCTGCTGAGAAGCACAATAGCAAGAGGCTAAAGGTCAATAAAAAGCAGGAGGAGGACGACACAGCAAGTGAAAACAAGGAATTCTCTTGTAAAGGCACACAGAGCTTAGCAGCGAAGCGTGAATCTCTGGAAGACTCTTGCTATCACGagtacaaaaatgaaacatctTGTCACACACAATCCATTCTCGATGATCCAG GGCCCTGTAGCCCACAGACAGAACCATGTGAAAAGGGGACAGCTGAGAAGGAGAAGGCCCACTGCAACATCACCGTTCATCAATCAGAGCTACCACTGAAAGAGAATACACTCTCTGAGCACAACACTGGGGACAGCAGCAGTGATGGAGACTGCCTGCCAAGCATCAACCTGGCGCGCTCCTCTTCtgggaattcacccaaattgTCAACAGGGGGCGATGCAGAAAATTCAAACCGCACAAAGACTGAAATCAAGGCTGGGGAAAGTGACTAA